From Pandoraea vervacti, the proteins below share one genomic window:
- a CDS encoding class I SAM-dependent methyltransferase, whose amino-acid sequence MSDHDKVFDGSIPKCYDTLMVPLIFAAYAEDTAQLVAASSPDTVLETAAGSGALTRALAPRLVLHARYVVTDLNVPMLNYAASRQPEDVRIEWREADALALPFDAASFDVVVCQFGAMFFPDRTQGFAQALRVMKPGGRFIFSVWDRIETNEFADEVTNAVATLFPDDPPRFLARTPHGYHDPARIREDLQRAGFTQIDIETRARTSVAASARDAAIAYCHGTPLRHALEARGAAALSLATDAATNAISARHGYGRVSGKIQAHIIVASSHRRNGVTG is encoded by the coding sequence ATGTCCGACCATGACAAGGTATTCGACGGCTCGATCCCGAAGTGCTACGACACGCTGATGGTGCCGCTGATCTTCGCGGCGTATGCCGAGGACACGGCGCAACTCGTCGCAGCGAGTTCTCCCGACACGGTATTGGAAACGGCCGCCGGCAGCGGTGCGCTCACGCGGGCACTTGCCCCGAGACTTGTCTTGCACGCACGTTACGTCGTCACCGACCTCAATGTGCCGATGCTCAACTACGCCGCCAGTCGCCAACCCGAAGACGTTCGCATCGAATGGCGAGAGGCCGACGCCCTTGCGTTGCCGTTCGACGCCGCCTCCTTCGACGTCGTCGTGTGTCAGTTCGGTGCGATGTTCTTCCCCGATCGCACGCAGGGCTTTGCACAAGCCCTTCGTGTTATGAAACCGGGCGGACGCTTCATCTTCAGTGTCTGGGACCGCATCGAGACGAATGAATTTGCCGATGAAGTCACCAACGCCGTCGCCACGTTGTTCCCTGACGATCCGCCGCGCTTTCTGGCGCGCACGCCACACGGATACCACGACCCGGCGCGCATTCGGGAGGACTTGCAGCGCGCCGGCTTCACGCAGATCGACATCGAAACACGAGCCAGAACCAGTGTCGCCGCCTCGGCGCGCGATGCCGCAATCGCCTACTGCCACGGCACGCCGTTGCGCCATGCGCTCGAAGCGCGCGGCGCCGCTGCGCTGTCGCTTGCGACCGACGCCGCCACAAACGCCATCTCCGCGCGGCATGGCTACGGGCGAGTGAGCGGGAAGATTCAGGCGCACATCATCGTCGCATCGTCGCATCGTCGCAACGGGGTAACGGGGTAA
- a CDS encoding isochorismatase family cysteine hydrolase produces the protein MHYQTDILALFPSVAPTLLSHTRALCDAARASGVAVYFVKFHFSEGYPEVSPMNRNGQGVKRLGLFVHDKISPELGRRADEPCVVAHRASAFFGTDLQAQLAQRGIDTLIMAGIASTGVMLSSVAYASDADYRLFTVKDCCYDPDPVVHDRLFATAFDSRTTVLSLSDALPLLERRST, from the coding sequence ATGCATTACCAGACGGACATTCTCGCGTTGTTTCCATCGGTTGCGCCAACGCTGCTGAGCCATACGCGGGCCCTGTGCGACGCCGCGCGCGCCAGTGGCGTTGCCGTCTACTTCGTCAAATTTCACTTCAGCGAAGGTTATCCGGAAGTCAGCCCGATGAACCGGAACGGACAAGGCGTCAAACGCCTGGGACTGTTCGTACACGACAAGATATCCCCCGAGCTCGGTCGGCGCGCTGACGAGCCATGCGTCGTCGCCCACCGCGCCAGCGCTTTCTTCGGCACCGACTTGCAGGCACAACTCGCCCAAAGGGGAATCGACACGCTGATCATGGCGGGCATTGCCTCGACCGGCGTGATGCTCTCAAGCGTCGCCTACGCGAGCGACGCCGACTACCGTTTATTCACCGTGAAAGACTGCTGCTACGACCCTGACCCCGTCGTGCACGATCGGCTGTTTGCCACGGCATTCGACTCGCGAACGACTGTCCTGTCGTTATCCGACGCGCTCCCCCTGCTCGAACGACGCAGTACGTAG
- a CDS encoding bifunctional helix-turn-helix transcriptional regulator/GNAT family N-acetyltransferase, whose product MDIVDLPGKSRDAEILELRDFSRRLVRELGFMRNTLADSGLAPSAVHAIIEIGAAPGISAKELGHILRLDKSNTSRQVAKLEASGFVRRTTATDDARASELYLTDEGQKLRRKIDRYATDQVSSALRRIVPADQEALVRSLALYADALAQDNASRRDGEADVAAQITQGYRPGCIGDIASLHARYYAEHWGFGAFFEKKVAMGLAEFAGALPVDGKALWLYVENGRTLASLAIDGNLETGVAHLRWFIVDDVLRGTGVGRRLMSTAMEYVDARFHETYLWTFKGLDAARHLYESFGFGLAEAFEGDQWGSKVTEQRFVRRKR is encoded by the coding sequence ATGGACATCGTCGACCTCCCCGGTAAGTCCCGCGATGCGGAGATTCTGGAACTGCGCGACTTTTCGCGCCGATTGGTTCGAGAACTCGGCTTCATGCGTAACACGCTGGCGGACAGCGGCCTCGCACCGTCGGCGGTGCACGCCATCATCGAAATCGGCGCAGCGCCCGGCATCAGCGCCAAGGAACTTGGCCATATTCTGCGGCTCGACAAATCGAATACCAGCCGCCAGGTTGCCAAGCTCGAAGCCAGCGGGTTCGTGCGCCGCACGACGGCGACTGACGACGCGCGTGCCTCCGAGCTGTATCTGACGGACGAAGGGCAGAAACTGCGTCGCAAGATCGATCGCTACGCGACGGATCAGGTCTCCAGTGCGCTGCGCCGTATCGTGCCGGCGGATCAGGAGGCGTTGGTCCGTTCGCTGGCGCTTTATGCGGACGCGCTGGCGCAGGACAACGCGTCGAGGCGCGATGGCGAGGCCGACGTTGCCGCGCAGATCACGCAAGGGTATCGGCCCGGATGCATTGGCGACATCGCGAGTCTTCATGCGCGCTATTACGCGGAGCATTGGGGGTTCGGTGCGTTTTTCGAGAAAAAGGTCGCAATGGGACTGGCAGAGTTTGCCGGCGCCTTGCCCGTCGATGGCAAGGCGTTGTGGCTTTACGTCGAGAATGGGCGCACGCTCGCATCCCTGGCGATCGATGGGAATCTCGAGACGGGTGTCGCGCATCTGCGTTGGTTCATCGTCGACGACGTGCTGCGCGGCACAGGTGTCGGGCGACGCCTCATGTCGACGGCCATGGAATATGTCGACGCGCGATTCCACGAGACGTACCTGTGGACGTTCAAAGGGCTCGATGCGGCCCGTCATCTGTACGAGTCGTTCGGCTTTGGTCTGGCCGAGGCATTCGAAGGCGATCAATGGGGCAGCAAGGTCACCGAGCAGCGGTTTGTCCGACGCAAGCGTTGA
- a CDS encoding autotransporter domain-containing protein yields the protein MDVVVTSPSGSSAPNAGDRYTYVAKPTAVTISMTIAFNSPATPVNVDLSNGVTSVAVDAQASNGTATAAGTSLTYQPNAGFSGTDSFKYTLTNAGGTSAAGTVTVTVSAPALTYAPTAPAAGAVGVTYTSDSLKTASGGTGPYAYSVVGTLPPGLTLDPSGRLYGTPTTVGNYSFQVTAKDYLSAGGPYTVTSGTISMAVTPPSITFNPSSLPDGVAGVGYAQTIQASGGGGQYTYTLTTGTLPAGITWNPATGVISGTPTQTNTGAAFTIMATDRNNFSATLSLTLRIAPPVLDLNPTTLPAAVLGQAYSQVVTGIGGNGPYTFAVTGLPNGLSFVSGPAGVTISGTPTAAGAFPVTVKITDSTSGPGAPFSVNKSITLTVNTSTMTLSPTTLPTPVAGQAYNQTLTAANGVAPYRYNVTTGTLPNGLTLDPATGIVSGTPTTTGNSTFTVTATDSSTGPGTPLTATQTYNFNITGQVASAPPVQMQTLSNAPVTFRATANAAGGPFTRIAIATPPSSGTAVVNGEDIVYTPTPSTNGDVTFAYTLTNAIGTSAPISVTVTVHAVPVTVASLESSVAANGTADLDITSGATGGPFTGANVVSISPANAGTVTIVSTPATVAPAAAGTARFARAAAVPTGNNYTLRFVPAAAFAGVAVITYTISNANATSAPGTARVTVAPRKDPTTDPDVTGLIGAQVEAARRFATTQIGNYNQRLEMLHGKGRAPSSNGLNVVLPSADRGANRDLSRCQDIAGIADRDACLRGEASPTALRQAKRLDVRDKSDKHAGASGVATGDGPDLPGEGENGDQRFAYWTAGTVDFGFANTAAQRSGFKFTTGGVTMGADYRFSDQFSLGAGVGYGHDSTDIGSSGTRSTGDSYSGALYASYRPIPTLFVDAVAGFGTLSFDSRRWVVDANDFAQGKRNGQQFFGSLSAGYEYRTDDWLFSPYGRLTASRSTLDQYSETGAGLNALTYFKQNVNTLSGTLGVRAGFAKATAIGTFSPYIRVELQHDFNGQSLAGLAYADIAQSGPVYFVPGSPYGSDRVQVGAGTKLRTGVLVFGLDYSVTTGMGGLQQGFRLTFTAPF from the coding sequence GTGGACGTCGTTGTCACGTCCCCGAGCGGGAGCAGCGCCCCGAATGCTGGGGACCGATATACCTACGTCGCAAAACCCACGGCGGTCACCATTTCGATGACCATCGCGTTCAACAGTCCAGCAACGCCGGTCAACGTCGATCTCTCGAACGGCGTCACCTCGGTGGCGGTCGACGCGCAGGCGTCCAACGGCACGGCCACGGCCGCCGGCACATCGTTGACTTACCAGCCGAATGCAGGATTCTCGGGCACCGATTCGTTCAAGTACACGTTGACGAACGCCGGCGGAACGTCGGCAGCGGGGACCGTGACGGTGACCGTTTCGGCTCCGGCGCTCACCTACGCGCCGACAGCGCCAGCGGCTGGCGCTGTCGGTGTGACCTACACGTCGGATTCGCTGAAGACGGCCTCTGGCGGCACGGGACCTTACGCGTACTCTGTTGTGGGCACGTTGCCACCGGGTCTGACCCTCGATCCGAGCGGCAGGTTGTACGGCACGCCGACGACAGTAGGCAACTACTCGTTCCAGGTGACGGCCAAGGACTATCTCTCGGCGGGCGGCCCGTACACGGTCACGAGCGGCACCATCTCCATGGCGGTGACGCCGCCGTCGATCACGTTCAACCCCTCGTCGCTGCCCGATGGTGTTGCAGGCGTCGGATATGCGCAGACGATTCAGGCGAGCGGCGGGGGCGGGCAGTACACCTATACCTTGACGACGGGCACCTTGCCCGCAGGGATCACCTGGAACCCCGCAACCGGCGTCATCAGCGGTACACCGACGCAGACGAACACCGGCGCAGCTTTCACCATTATGGCGACCGACCGCAACAATTTCTCCGCGACCTTGTCGCTGACGTTGCGCATTGCCCCGCCGGTACTCGACCTCAACCCGACGACGCTGCCCGCGGCGGTATTGGGGCAGGCGTATTCGCAAGTGGTCACAGGCATCGGGGGCAACGGTCCCTACACTTTCGCGGTGACGGGCCTGCCGAACGGGCTGTCGTTCGTGTCGGGGCCGGCCGGGGTCACGATCTCGGGCACGCCGACGGCTGCCGGCGCGTTCCCGGTCACCGTCAAGATCACCGACAGCACGAGTGGACCGGGCGCGCCGTTCTCCGTGAACAAGTCGATCACCCTGACGGTCAACACGTCGACGATGACGCTGAGCCCGACTACGTTGCCGACGCCGGTCGCCGGGCAGGCGTACAACCAGACGCTGACGGCAGCGAACGGTGTTGCGCCTTATCGCTACAACGTCACGACGGGCACCTTGCCCAACGGCCTGACGCTCGATCCGGCAACGGGGATCGTGTCCGGCACGCCGACCACGACCGGCAACAGCACGTTCACCGTCACCGCGACGGATTCGAGCACGGGGCCGGGCACGCCGCTCACCGCGACGCAGACCTACAACTTCAACATCACGGGCCAGGTGGCATCGGCTCCCCCCGTGCAAATGCAAACGCTCTCGAACGCACCCGTCACATTCCGGGCGACGGCCAATGCCGCGGGCGGGCCGTTCACGCGCATTGCGATTGCGACACCGCCGTCGAGCGGCACAGCGGTGGTCAATGGCGAGGACATCGTCTACACGCCGACACCGAGCACCAACGGCGACGTGACGTTCGCCTACACGCTGACGAACGCCATCGGCACCTCCGCGCCGATCAGCGTGACGGTGACGGTGCACGCGGTGCCGGTGACGGTCGCATCGCTCGAATCGTCCGTCGCGGCCAACGGTACTGCGGATCTGGACATTACGTCCGGTGCGACCGGCGGGCCGTTCACTGGCGCGAACGTCGTGTCGATCTCGCCGGCGAATGCGGGCACCGTGACCATCGTGAGCACGCCAGCCACGGTAGCGCCCGCAGCGGCTGGCACAGCGCGCTTCGCCCGCGCAGCCGCCGTCCCGACCGGCAACAACTACACGTTGCGCTTCGTACCGGCGGCAGCGTTCGCGGGTGTCGCGGTGATCACGTACACGATCTCGAATGCCAATGCGACGTCGGCACCGGGCACGGCGAGGGTCACCGTCGCGCCGCGTAAAGACCCGACGACCGACCCTGACGTCACCGGCCTCATCGGCGCGCAGGTCGAAGCCGCGCGACGCTTCGCCACCACGCAAATCGGAAACTACAACCAGCGTCTCGAAATGTTGCATGGCAAGGGGCGTGCACCGTCGAGCAACGGGTTGAACGTGGTGCTGCCATCGGCGGACCGTGGCGCGAATCGCGACCTGTCGCGTTGTCAGGACATTGCCGGTATTGCGGACCGCGACGCGTGTCTGCGCGGCGAGGCGAGCCCCACGGCGTTGCGTCAGGCCAAGCGCCTCGACGTGCGCGATAAGTCGGACAAGCATGCGGGCGCGAGCGGCGTTGCCACGGGCGATGGTCCCGACCTGCCCGGCGAAGGCGAGAACGGCGACCAGCGTTTCGCCTACTGGACGGCGGGTACGGTCGACTTCGGTTTCGCGAACACGGCGGCCCAGCGTTCGGGCTTCAAGTTCACGACCGGTGGCGTGACGATGGGCGCGGACTATCGCTTCTCCGACCAGTTCTCGCTGGGCGCGGGCGTCGGTTACGGACACGACTCGACCGACATCGGTAGTTCCGGTACGCGCAGCACCGGTGACAGCTACAGCGGTGCGTTGTACGCGAGCTATCGTCCGATTCCGACGCTCTTCGTCGATGCCGTCGCAGGCTTCGGCACGCTGAGCTTCGACTCGCGTCGCTGGGTCGTCGATGCGAACGACTTCGCGCAAGGCAAGCGCAACGGCCAGCAATTCTTCGGCTCGTTGTCCGCCGGATACGAATACCGCACCGATGACTGGCTGTTCTCGCCGTACGGACGTCTGACGGCGTCGCGTTCCACGCTCGATCAGTACAGCGAGACGGGCGCCGGATTGAACGCGCTCACGTACTTCAAGCAGAACGTAAATACGCTGTCCGGTACGTTGGGCGTGCGCGCGGGGTTCGCGAAGGCGACGGCCATCGGTACGTTCTCGCCCTACATTCGCGTGGAGTTGCAGCACGATTTCAACGGGCAGAGTCTTGCGGGGCTGGCGTACGCGGATATCGCGCAGAGCGGGCCGGTGTACTTCGTGCCGGGCAGTCCGTATGGCAGCGATCGCGTGCAGGTCGGCGCGGGCACGAAGCTGCGCACCGGTGTGCTCGTCTTCGGGCTGGATTACAGCGTGACGACGGGCATGGGCGGCCTGCAGCAGGGCTTCCGGTTGACGTTCACCGCGCCATTCTGA
- a CDS encoding zinc ribbon domain-containing protein YjdM, producing the protein MSTLPPCPKCHSEFTYEDGGMCICPECGNEWSTQTEAASEPTERVYRDATGAILQNGDTVTVIKDLKLKGGGGTIKMGTKVKNIRLVDSDHDIDCKIDGFGAMSLKTEFVRKV; encoded by the coding sequence ATGAGCACACTGCCTCCTTGCCCGAAATGCCACTCCGAATTCACGTATGAAGACGGCGGCATGTGCATTTGCCCGGAATGCGGCAATGAATGGTCGACACAGACCGAAGCGGCGAGCGAGCCGACCGAGCGCGTCTATCGCGACGCCACTGGCGCGATCCTGCAAAACGGCGACACCGTCACCGTCATCAAGGACCTGAAGCTCAAGGGCGGCGGCGGCACGATCAAGATGGGCACCAAGGTGAAGAACATCCGTCTGGTGGACAGCGATCACGACATCGACTGCAAGATCGACGGTTTCGGCGCCATGAGCCTGAAGACGGAGTTCGTCCGGAAGGTGTAA
- a CDS encoding CmpA/NrtA family ABC transporter substrate-binding protein: MSTSSWLASGAPSPDRISDDAPEKRHLRVGFIALSDAAPLVVAKRLELGHEHGLTLELSRESSWAAIRDKLLTGELDAAHSLYGLVYGVQLGIGGPREDMAVLMVLNRNGQAVTVTPALADAMADTGDLRAALASLGRKPVFAQTFPTGTHAMFLNYWFAAQGIDPLTDVNSIVIPPAHMVAAMEEGGLDGFCCGEPWHAVAQARGLGRTVAVSSDIWPDHPEKVLACRRDFVARYPRTALALVRTLLSACRWLDMPGHRAEAAGWLAEPAWVGAPRDLIAARLLGDFGRLSGRHALLPVSFFDEGVVNYPHPTDGMWFVSQYRRWGMVDDEALAHAAQTAAAVSQTALFEAAARAEGVPVVSSAASETLCDARVWDAASAKDLRAYVEGFPIRAR; encoded by the coding sequence ATGTCGACGTCATCATGGTTGGCTTCCGGCGCGCCGTCACCGGACCGTATTTCGGACGATGCGCCGGAGAAGCGTCATTTGCGCGTGGGGTTCATCGCGCTCTCGGATGCGGCGCCGCTGGTTGTGGCGAAGCGCCTTGAGCTCGGCCACGAGCATGGGCTGACGCTGGAGTTGAGTCGCGAGTCGTCGTGGGCGGCCATTCGCGACAAGTTGCTCACCGGCGAGCTGGATGCCGCCCATTCGCTCTACGGGCTGGTGTACGGGGTGCAACTGGGCATTGGCGGCCCGCGCGAGGACATGGCGGTGCTCATGGTGCTCAATCGCAACGGGCAGGCGGTGACGGTGACACCGGCGCTGGCCGACGCGATGGCCGATACCGGCGATCTGCGTGCCGCGCTGGCGTCGCTCGGTCGCAAGCCGGTTTTCGCGCAGACGTTCCCGACGGGCACGCATGCCATGTTCCTGAATTACTGGTTTGCGGCGCAGGGCATCGACCCGCTCACGGACGTCAACAGCATCGTGATTCCTCCCGCGCACATGGTCGCGGCGATGGAGGAGGGGGGACTGGACGGCTTTTGCTGCGGCGAGCCATGGCATGCGGTCGCGCAGGCGCGCGGGCTGGGACGCACGGTCGCGGTATCGAGCGACATCTGGCCGGATCACCCCGAAAAGGTGCTGGCCTGCCGACGCGATTTCGTCGCGCGCTATCCGAGAACGGCGCTGGCGCTCGTGCGCACCCTGCTCAGCGCGTGCCGATGGCTGGACATGCCCGGGCACCGCGCGGAGGCTGCGGGCTGGCTGGCCGAACCGGCCTGGGTCGGTGCGCCGCGCGATCTCATTGCAGCGCGGTTGCTGGGGGACTTCGGTCGTCTGTCGGGGCGGCACGCATTGCTGCCCGTGAGCTTTTTCGACGAGGGTGTGGTGAATTACCCGCATCCCACCGACGGCATGTGGTTCGTCTCGCAATATCGACGTTGGGGGATGGTCGACGATGAGGCGCTCGCGCACGCGGCGCAGACCGCGGCCGCGGTGAGTCAGACGGCCTTATTTGAGGCGGCGGCACGCGCCGAGGGCGTACCCGTGGTGTCGTCGGCTGCGAGCGAAACGCTGTGCGATGCGCGGGTCTGGGATGCGGCGAGTGCGAAGGATCTGCGTGCTTACGTCGAGGGATTTCCCATCCGGGCCCGATGA
- a CDS encoding ANTAR domain-containing response regulator, whose product MLRVLLVTDTDKPIGELRAALARLGCEMLAEVAKPQALPRVVENERPDLVIIDTESPSRDTLEQLAVMNAAAPRPVLMFSADGNQSLIRAAVDAGVTAYSVEGLAADRLAPILEVALARFAHEEKLRARLAKAESELADRKLIDRAKRLLMDRRRISEQEAYALLRKRAMDQGEKLVEVARQLVSIAELLG is encoded by the coding sequence ATGCTGCGCGTGCTGCTCGTCACGGACACCGACAAGCCGATCGGTGAGTTGCGGGCGGCGCTCGCGCGTCTGGGCTGCGAGATGCTCGCCGAGGTGGCCAAACCGCAGGCGTTACCGCGCGTCGTCGAAAACGAGCGTCCCGACCTGGTCATCATCGACACTGAATCGCCGTCGCGCGACACGCTCGAACAACTGGCGGTCATGAACGCAGCGGCGCCGCGTCCCGTGCTCATGTTCTCGGCCGACGGCAACCAGTCGCTCATACGTGCTGCCGTCGATGCCGGCGTGACGGCGTACTCCGTGGAGGGATTGGCGGCCGACCGGCTCGCGCCGATTCTCGAAGTGGCGCTCGCGCGCTTCGCACACGAGGAGAAATTGCGGGCCAGGCTGGCGAAGGCCGAGAGCGAGCTGGCCGACCGCAAGCTGATCGACCGGGCAAAGCGGTTGCTCATGGACCGGCGCAGGATTTCCGAGCAGGAGGCGTACGCCCTTTTGCGCAAGCGGGCGATGGATCAGGGCGAGAAACTCGTCGAGGTCGCGCGCCAGCTTGTCTCGATTGCTGAGTTACTGGGATAG
- the cobA gene encoding uroporphyrinogen-III C-methyltransferase: MKHGKVTLLSAGPGALDLLTLRAARVLGEADVLLVDDLANPEIATLAPQARVIAVGKRGGCRSTPQAFIERMMCRFAKCGAHVVRVKGGDALMFGRAGEEMAALRRAGVPVEIVNGVSAAFAAAAGLGMSLTHRDHCAGVTFVTAHRQDGSAPNWAALAATGTTLAIYMGLHRVEALSATLLAHLDADTPAGAVQWAGTPQERRMVTSLGRLASDVRAEGFGSPAILLVGGAVGEAAVSAPSGDAPAAPDERVIARAA, translated from the coding sequence ATGAAACATGGGAAAGTCACGCTGCTGAGCGCCGGGCCCGGCGCACTCGACTTGCTCACGCTGCGCGCGGCGCGCGTGCTCGGCGAGGCCGATGTGTTGCTTGTCGACGATCTGGCCAACCCCGAGATCGCCACGCTCGCGCCGCAGGCGCGCGTGATTGCCGTGGGAAAGCGCGGCGGGTGTCGCTCCACGCCGCAGGCCTTTATCGAGCGGATGATGTGTCGCTTTGCGAAGTGCGGCGCGCATGTAGTGCGGGTCAAGGGCGGCGACGCGTTGATGTTCGGCCGCGCGGGCGAGGAGATGGCTGCGCTGCGGCGAGCGGGCGTGCCGGTGGAGATCGTCAATGGCGTGTCGGCCGCATTCGCGGCGGCGGCCGGTCTCGGCATGTCGCTCACGCATCGCGATCATTGTGCGGGTGTGACCTTCGTCACCGCGCACCGCCAGGACGGCAGTGCGCCGAACTGGGCGGCGCTCGCTGCGACGGGCACCACACTGGCGATCTACATGGGGCTGCACCGGGTCGAGGCACTGAGCGCGACATTGCTGGCGCATCTCGACGCCGACACGCCGGCCGGGGCGGTGCAGTGGGCGGGCACGCCGCAGGAGCGCCGAATGGTGACGTCGCTCGGACGGCTGGCCAGCGACGTGCGGGCCGAAGGCTTCGGCAGTCCCGCCATTCTGCTCGTGGGCGGCGCGGTCGGTGAGGCGGCAGTGAGTGCGCCGAGCGGAGATGCGCCGGCAGCGCCGGACGAGCGCGTCATCGCCAGAGCGGCATGA